The following proteins come from a genomic window of Cronobacter muytjensii ATCC 51329:
- a CDS encoding Mal regulon transcriptional regulator MalI, with amino-acid sequence MTQAKRITINDVAQAAGVSVATVSLVLSGKGRISSATGQRVNDAIEQLGFVRNRQASALRGGPSGVVGLIVRDLTTPFYAELTAGLSEALEAQGRMLFLLQGGRDEARMQRCLDTLLDHGVDGVVVAGGGGPGASWQAQARGRGIPLLFASRASHHDEVDTVRPDNQQAARLVTEHLIRRGHQRIAWLGGASSSLTRAERLGGYCATLLQYGLPFHSEWIVECQPGQKPAAEAITELLRVNPTITAVLCHNSTVAMGAWFGLMRAGRQSGEAGYESYFENSVTLAAFADVPEERLDEVPLTWVTTPAREMGHCVAERILQRIQHGDEPAGSLIIGPRLVAYR; translated from the coding sequence ATGACACAGGCGAAAAGAATCACTATCAATGATGTCGCGCAGGCGGCGGGCGTGTCCGTTGCCACCGTGTCGCTGGTGCTGAGCGGCAAAGGTCGTATCTCCAGCGCGACCGGGCAGCGGGTAAACGACGCCATTGAGCAGTTAGGGTTTGTGCGCAACCGCCAGGCGTCGGCGTTGCGCGGCGGGCCAAGCGGCGTTGTCGGGCTGATTGTGCGCGATCTCACCACGCCGTTTTACGCCGAACTGACAGCCGGGCTTTCCGAGGCGCTGGAGGCCCAGGGGCGGATGCTGTTTCTGTTGCAGGGCGGGCGTGATGAAGCCCGGATGCAGCGCTGTCTCGATACGCTGCTCGATCACGGCGTGGATGGCGTGGTAGTGGCAGGCGGCGGCGGGCCGGGCGCGTCGTGGCAGGCGCAGGCTCGTGGGCGCGGCATTCCACTGCTGTTCGCCTCGCGCGCCAGCCATCACGATGAAGTGGACACGGTCCGGCCTGATAATCAGCAGGCGGCGCGTCTGGTCACCGAACATCTTATCCGTCGCGGCCATCAGCGCATCGCCTGGCTGGGCGGCGCGAGTTCCTCACTGACCCGCGCTGAACGGCTCGGCGGCTACTGCGCGACGCTGTTGCAGTACGGGCTGCCGTTTCACAGCGAATGGATTGTCGAGTGTCAGCCGGGGCAGAAACCCGCGGCGGAAGCCATTACCGAACTCCTGCGCGTTAACCCGACCATCACCGCCGTGCTGTGCCATAACAGCACCGTCGCGATGGGTGCCTGGTTTGGCCTGATGCGTGCCGGGCGGCAGAGCGGAGAGGCGGGGTATGAGAGCTATTTCGAAAACAGCGTCACGCTGGCGGCGTTCGCCGACGTACCGGAAGAGCGGCTTGATGAAGTTCCGCTAACGTGGGTGACGACGCCCGCGCGGGAGATGGGCCACTGCGTGGCGGAGCGGATCCTGCAGCGCATTCAGCACGGCGATGAGCCGGCGGGGAGCCTTATCATCGGGCCACGGCTGGTGGCGTACCGTTAA
- the malX gene encoding maltose/glucose-specific PTS transporter subunit IIBC → MTANTVQKITLWGFMQQLGKTFMLPVALLSFCGILMGIGSSLSSHDVITLMPFLGNSVLQLIFTWMSKMGSFAFSFLPVMFCIAIPLGLARENKGVAAFAGFVGYAVMNLAVNFWLTAKGILPTEDPALLKASNVQSVLGIQSIDTGILGAVIAGVIIWLLHERFHKVRLPDALAFFGGTRFVPIVTTVVMGLVGLTIPLIWPFFAKGINALGWLINSAGSFAPMIFGTGERLLLPFGLQHILVALIRFTEAGGTLDVCGQSVSGALTIFQAQLNCPASHGFAESATRFLSQGKMPAFLGGLPGAALAMYHCARPENRHKIKGLLISGVIACVVGGTTEPLEFLFLFVAPALYLIHALLTGLGFTMMAVLGVTIGNTDGNIIDFVVFGVLHGLSTKWYWVPVVAGVWFAVYYAIFRFAITRFNIKTPGREAESATASVVTSGVSGKSGYDVPAILKALGGAENITSLDNCITRLRLTVKEMSRVDSAALKANRAIGVVQLNQHNLQVVIGPQVQSVKDEMDSLMHSVQA, encoded by the coding sequence ATGACGGCGAACACGGTACAAAAAATCACGCTGTGGGGATTTATGCAGCAGCTCGGCAAAACATTTATGTTGCCGGTGGCGCTGCTGTCGTTTTGCGGCATTTTGATGGGCATCGGCAGTTCGCTCAGTAGTCATGACGTCATTACGCTGATGCCGTTTCTCGGCAACAGCGTGTTGCAGCTCATTTTCACCTGGATGAGCAAAATGGGCTCGTTCGCCTTCAGTTTCCTGCCGGTGATGTTCTGTATTGCCATTCCGCTGGGGCTGGCGCGTGAAAATAAAGGCGTGGCGGCGTTCGCAGGGTTTGTGGGCTACGCGGTGATGAACCTGGCGGTCAATTTTTGGCTGACCGCAAAAGGCATCTTACCGACAGAGGACCCGGCGCTGCTGAAGGCCAGTAACGTGCAGTCGGTGCTCGGCATTCAGTCCATCGACACCGGCATTCTGGGTGCGGTGATCGCGGGCGTGATAATCTGGCTGCTGCACGAGCGCTTCCACAAAGTGCGCCTCCCGGACGCGCTGGCCTTTTTTGGCGGCACGCGTTTTGTACCGATCGTCACCACGGTGGTGATGGGCCTGGTCGGGCTGACCATTCCGCTGATCTGGCCGTTTTTTGCTAAAGGTATCAACGCGCTGGGCTGGCTTATCAACAGCGCCGGAAGCTTCGCGCCGATGATTTTCGGCACCGGCGAGCGCCTGCTGCTGCCGTTTGGTTTGCAGCATATTCTGGTGGCGCTGATTCGCTTTACCGAGGCGGGCGGCACGCTGGATGTCTGCGGGCAGAGCGTCTCTGGCGCGCTGACTATCTTCCAGGCGCAGCTGAATTGCCCTGCCTCGCACGGCTTTGCCGAAAGCGCGACGCGCTTCCTCTCGCAGGGCAAAATGCCGGCGTTCCTGGGCGGCCTGCCGGGGGCGGCGCTGGCGATGTACCACTGCGCGCGCCCGGAGAACCGTCATAAAATCAAGGGGCTGTTGATTTCCGGCGTCATCGCCTGTGTGGTCGGCGGCACCACGGAGCCGCTGGAATTCCTGTTCCTGTTCGTGGCCCCGGCGCTTTATCTCATCCACGCGCTGCTGACCGGGCTTGGCTTTACCATGATGGCGGTACTCGGCGTCACTATCGGCAACACCGACGGCAATATTATCGATTTCGTGGTCTTTGGCGTGCTGCACGGGCTGTCGACCAAATGGTACTGGGTGCCGGTGGTGGCAGGCGTCTGGTTCGCCGTCTATTACGCGATTTTCCGCTTCGCGATTACCCGCTTTAATATCAAAACGCCGGGCCGGGAGGCTGAAAGCGCGACGGCAAGCGTCGTCACGTCAGGCGTTAGCGGAAAATCGGGCTATGACGTGCCGGCTATTCTGAAGGCGCTCGGCGGTGCGGAAAATATCACGTCGCTGGATAACTGCATTACGCGTCTGCGCCTCACGGTCAAAGAGATGTCACGGGTGGACAGCGCGGCGCTTAAGGCGAATCGCGCTATCGGCGTGGTGCAACTTAACCAGCATAATTTGCAGGTGGTCATTGGCCCGCAGGTGCAGTCGGTGAAAGATGAAATGGACAGCCTGATGCATTCGGTACAGGCGTAA
- a CDS encoding MalY/PatB family protein: protein MYDFSQAVDRRGTWCTQWDYVADRFGVDDLLPFTISDMDFPTAPCVLEAVSTRLAHGVLGYSRWQNPDFTGAVAHWYATRFGSQIAPETLVYGPSVIYMVSQLIRQWSTPGDEVLIHTPAYDAFPKAIEGNGRQVLSAPLTLTDAGWRCDMRALEARLARPTCKIMLLCSPHNPTGKVWRRDELEAMAALCARYDVRVISDEIHMDMVWQGHQHIPWCDVGQGRWALFSSASKSFNIPALTGAWGLLAHDDDRNAYFQALKGRDGLSSPAVLSLVAHIAAYREGAPWLDALRGYLQDNLRFVAQRLNDAFAQLRWQPPEATYLAWIDLRPLGIDDDALQQALIMREKVAIMPGTTYGEEGRGFIRLNVGCPRSKLEQGVERLICAIRSL, encoded by the coding sequence ATGTACGATTTTTCACAGGCCGTGGATCGCCGCGGCACCTGGTGCACCCAGTGGGATTATGTCGCTGACCGTTTCGGCGTGGACGATTTGCTGCCCTTTACTATCTCGGATATGGATTTTCCGACCGCGCCCTGCGTACTGGAGGCGGTTTCGACGCGGCTCGCCCACGGCGTGCTCGGCTACAGCCGCTGGCAAAATCCGGATTTTACCGGCGCGGTCGCGCACTGGTACGCCACGCGTTTTGGCAGCCAGATTGCGCCCGAAACCCTGGTTTACGGTCCGTCGGTTATCTATATGGTGTCGCAACTGATTCGCCAGTGGTCGACGCCAGGCGACGAAGTGCTTATCCACACGCCCGCCTATGACGCCTTCCCGAAGGCCATCGAAGGCAACGGGCGGCAAGTGCTGAGCGCCCCGCTCACGCTGACCGATGCGGGCTGGCGGTGCGATATGCGCGCGCTGGAAGCCCGGCTGGCGCGCCCGACCTGCAAAATTATGCTGTTGTGCAGCCCGCATAATCCGACGGGTAAAGTCTGGCGGCGTGACGAGCTGGAGGCGATGGCCGCGCTCTGCGCGCGTTATGACGTGCGGGTCATCAGCGATGAAATCCATATGGATATGGTCTGGCAGGGGCATCAGCATATCCCCTGGTGCGACGTCGGTCAGGGGCGCTGGGCGCTGTTCTCGTCGGCGTCCAAAAGCTTTAACATTCCGGCGCTGACCGGCGCGTGGGGGCTTCTCGCGCACGATGATGACCGCAACGCGTATTTCCAGGCGCTGAAAGGCCGCGACGGGCTCTCCTCACCTGCCGTGTTATCGCTGGTGGCGCATATCGCCGCGTATCGTGAAGGCGCGCCCTGGCTCGACGCGCTGCGTGGCTATCTTCAGGATAACCTGCGTTTTGTGGCGCAGCGCCTTAACGATGCATTTGCGCAACTGCGCTGGCAACCGCCCGAGGCGACCTATCTCGCATGGATCGACCTGCGACCCCTCGGCATCGATGACGATGCCTTACAGCAGGCGCTGATTATGCGCGAAAAGGTCGCCATTATGCCCGGCACCACCTATGGCGAAGAGGGGCGCGGCTTTATTCGCCTGAACGTCGGCTGCCCGCGCAGCAAACTGGAACAGGGCGTCGAGCGGCTTATTTGCGCAATTCGGTCACTTTGA
- the add gene encoding adenosine deaminase codes for MIDTRLPLTDLHRHLDGNIRAQTILDLGRQFNLALPADTLETLRPHVQITKNEPDLVSFLAKLDWGVKVLGSLEACRRVAYENMEDAARNGLHYVELRFSPGYMAMTHNLPVAGVVDAVIDGVRQGSRDFGVEARLIGILSRTFGEEACVAELDGLLAHRDHITALDLAGDELGFPGSLFLNHFNRGRDAGWRITVHAGEAAGPESIWQAIRELGAERIGHGVKAVEDPALMDFLAEQGIGIESCLTSNIQTSTVASLAHHPLKTFLEHNILATINTDDPGVQGVDIGHEYQVAAPAAGLSAAQIRTAQENGLKIAFLSDAEKQALIAKVSAA; via the coding sequence ATGATTGATACCCGCCTTCCCCTTACCGACCTTCATCGTCATCTCGACGGCAACATCCGCGCGCAGACCATTCTCGACCTCGGCCGCCAGTTTAATTTAGCCCTGCCCGCCGATACGCTGGAGACGCTGCGCCCGCATGTGCAGATCACCAAAAACGAACCGGATCTGGTGAGCTTTCTTGCCAAACTTGACTGGGGCGTGAAGGTGCTAGGCTCCCTCGAAGCGTGCCGCCGCGTAGCGTATGAGAATATGGAAGACGCCGCGCGCAACGGCCTGCATTACGTGGAGCTGCGTTTCTCGCCAGGCTATATGGCGATGACGCACAACCTGCCGGTGGCAGGCGTCGTGGACGCCGTTATCGACGGCGTGCGTCAGGGCAGCCGTGATTTCGGCGTTGAGGCCCGTTTAATCGGCATCCTCAGCCGCACCTTCGGCGAAGAGGCCTGCGTGGCGGAGCTCGACGGCCTGCTGGCGCACCGCGACCACATTACCGCGCTGGATCTGGCGGGCGATGAACTGGGTTTCCCCGGCAGCCTGTTCCTGAACCACTTTAACCGCGGCCGCGACGCGGGCTGGCGCATCACTGTTCACGCCGGCGAAGCCGCAGGTCCGGAGAGCATCTGGCAGGCGATCCGCGAGCTTGGCGCCGAGCGTATCGGTCATGGCGTGAAAGCGGTGGAAGATCCTGCGCTGATGGATTTCCTGGCGGAACAGGGTATCGGCATTGAGTCCTGCCTGACGTCCAATATCCAGACCAGCACAGTGGCGTCCTTGGCGCATCACCCGCTGAAGACATTCCTGGAGCATAATATTCTTGCGACCATTAACACCGACGATCCGGGCGTGCAGGGCGTGGACATCGGCCATGAGTATCAGGTCGCGGCCCCGGCAGCGGGCCTGAGCGCGGCGCAGATCCGCACCGCGCAGGAGAATGGTCTTAAAATCGCGTTCCTGTCGGACGCGGAAAAACAGGCGCTGATAGCGAAAGTCAGCGCGGCGTAA
- a CDS encoding bile acid:sodium symporter family protein gives MSWLKRLKIDTFLLIMIGVVIVASLFPCEGRVKTVFEYLTTAAIALLFFMHGAKLSREAILAGMGHWRLHLVVFISTFMVFPLLGLAMQFIPHSVLPPSLYLGFLYLCALPATVQSAIAFTSVARGNVAAAVCSASASSILGIFLSPVLVGVMMQAQQGDTNTLDAIGKIVLQLMVPFVIGHLSRPLIGRWVDRHKKLINMTDRSSILLVVYVAFSEAVVQGIWHQVTGMALLAVVVLSVVLLTLVLVINIWSARLLGFNKADEITIVFCGSKKSLANGVPMANVLFPASQVGIMVLPLMIFHQIQLMVCAVMAQRYARRHEQQAGQKASAS, from the coding sequence ATGAGCTGGCTGAAGCGCCTGAAAATCGACACATTTTTATTGATTATGATTGGCGTCGTGATCGTCGCCTCGCTGTTCCCTTGCGAAGGGCGCGTCAAAACGGTTTTTGAATACCTCACCACGGCCGCCATTGCGCTGCTGTTCTTTATGCATGGCGCAAAGCTCTCCCGCGAGGCGATACTGGCTGGCATGGGCCACTGGCGGCTGCACCTGGTGGTGTTTATCAGCACCTTCATGGTGTTCCCGTTGCTGGGCCTGGCGATGCAGTTTATTCCGCACAGCGTGCTGCCGCCGTCGCTCTATCTGGGCTTCCTCTATCTCTGCGCCCTTCCCGCGACGGTACAGTCGGCCATTGCTTTTACTTCTGTGGCGCGCGGCAACGTGGCGGCGGCGGTGTGCAGCGCCTCGGCGTCCAGCATTCTCGGGATTTTCCTCTCGCCGGTGCTGGTGGGTGTGATGATGCAGGCTCAGCAGGGCGATACCAATACGCTCGACGCTATCGGCAAAATCGTGCTGCAGTTGATGGTGCCGTTTGTGATTGGCCACCTCTCGCGACCGCTGATTGGGCGTTGGGTCGACCGTCATAAAAAGCTTATCAATATGACTGACCGCTCATCCATTTTGCTGGTGGTCTATGTCGCTTTCAGCGAGGCGGTAGTGCAGGGGATCTGGCATCAGGTGACCGGTATGGCGTTGCTGGCGGTCGTCGTGCTGTCGGTGGTGCTGCTGACGCTGGTGTTGGTGATCAACATCTGGTCGGCGCGACTGCTTGGTTTTAATAAAGCTGATGAGATAACTATCGTTTTCTGCGGCTCCAAGAAAAGCCTGGCGAACGGCGTGCCGATGGCGAATGTGCTGTTTCCGGCAAGTCAGGTGGGGATAATGGTGCTGCCGCTGATGATTTTCCATCAGATCCAGTTGATGGTCTGCGCGGTAATGGCCCAACGCTACGCCCGGCGCCATGAACAACAGGCAGGCCAGAAGGCGTCGGCCTCCTGA
- a CDS encoding oxidoreductase, which yields MNDIVRVGLIGYGYASKTFHAPLIAGTPGMELAAISSSDAAKVHADWPGMPVVSEPKQLFNDPHLDLIVIPTPNDTHFPLAKAALEAGKHVVVDKPFTVTLSQARELETLAKSLGLVLSVFHNRRWDSDFLTLKQIIAEGQIGEIAYFESHFDRFRPQVRDRWREQAGPGSGIWYDLAPHLLDQAVQLFGLPVSIYVDLAELRPSAQATDYFHAVLAYPERRVVLHGTMLAAAESARYIVHGTRGSYVKFGLDPQEESLKSGVRPPQENWGYDMRDGVLTLANGEMLDEQTLLTVPGNYPAYYAGVRSAIRGEGENPVPASQAIVVMELIEAGIESAKRRAAVCLRG from the coding sequence ATGAACGATATCGTCCGGGTGGGATTAATCGGCTACGGCTACGCCAGTAAAACCTTTCATGCGCCGCTTATCGCCGGTACGCCAGGCATGGAGCTCGCCGCGATTTCCAGTAGCGATGCCGCCAAAGTGCATGCGGACTGGCCGGGAATGCCCGTCGTGTCTGAACCCAAACAGTTGTTCAACGATCCGCATCTCGATCTGATTGTCATTCCCACGCCGAATGATACCCACTTCCCGCTGGCGAAAGCTGCGCTGGAAGCCGGCAAACATGTGGTGGTGGATAAACCTTTTACCGTCACGCTGTCACAGGCGCGCGAGCTGGAAACTCTGGCGAAAAGCCTGGGGCTGGTGCTCTCGGTTTTTCACAATCGCCGCTGGGATAGCGATTTCCTGACGCTCAAACAGATCATCGCCGAAGGGCAGATCGGTGAAATCGCCTATTTTGAATCCCATTTCGACCGCTTCCGTCCTCAGGTGCGCGACCGCTGGCGCGAGCAGGCGGGGCCTGGCAGCGGTATCTGGTACGATCTGGCGCCGCATCTGCTGGATCAGGCGGTGCAGCTGTTCGGGTTGCCGGTCAGCATCTATGTCGATCTGGCTGAACTGCGTCCGAGCGCGCAGGCCACCGACTATTTTCACGCGGTACTGGCCTATCCGGAGCGGCGCGTCGTGCTGCACGGCACCATGCTGGCGGCGGCGGAATCCGCACGCTACATCGTCCACGGCACCCGCGGCAGCTACGTGAAGTTCGGGCTCGATCCGCAAGAAGAGAGCCTGAAATCAGGCGTGCGTCCGCCACAGGAGAACTGGGGATACGACATGCGCGACGGCGTGCTGACGCTTGCGAACGGCGAGATGCTGGATGAACAGACTCTGCTGACCGTGCCGGGCAACTATCCGGCCTACTATGCAGGCGTGCGCAGCGCCATTCGCGGCGAAGGCGAAAACCCGGTCCCGGCAAGCCAGGCTATTGTGGTGATGGAACTTATCGAAGCGGGCATTGAATCCGCGAAGCGCCGCGCGGCGGTCTGTTTGCGTGGCTAA
- the ydgT gene encoding transcription modulator YdgT — translation MTVQDYLLKFRKISTLESLEKLFDHLNYTLTDNQEIINMYRAADHRRAELVSGGRLYDLGQVPKTVWRYVQ, via the coding sequence ATGACCGTTCAGGACTATTTATTAAAGTTTCGTAAAATCAGCACGCTTGAAAGTCTGGAAAAATTGTTCGATCACCTTAATTACACCCTGACCGACAATCAGGAGATCATCAATATGTATCGCGCCGCAGATCACCGCCGCGCGGAACTGGTGTCGGGCGGGAGACTGTATGACCTGGGCCAGGTGCCGAAAACCGTCTGGCGTTACGTCCAGTAA
- a CDS encoding DUF2569 domain-containing protein — MTDASPVRIGGWLLAPLAWLLMSLLSTTLAVALYVMGLASVQLHQTLSAQGTSGVLFWYGSMLCAMAMWGYTLWLTIAFFKRRQGVPRHYIIWLLLTVLLAIKSFAFSPVSDALAVRQLLFPLLAAALLVPYFKRSVRVKQTFVRAK; from the coding sequence ATGACCGACGCGTCGCCTGTGCGCATCGGAGGCTGGTTGCTTGCCCCTCTCGCCTGGTTATTGATGTCGTTACTCAGCACTACGCTTGCCGTCGCACTCTATGTGATGGGGCTTGCTTCTGTGCAGCTCCATCAAACGCTCAGCGCGCAGGGGACCTCCGGCGTGCTTTTCTGGTATGGCTCAATGCTGTGCGCGATGGCGATGTGGGGGTATACGCTCTGGCTGACTATCGCCTTTTTCAAACGTCGTCAGGGCGTACCGCGCCACTATATTATCTGGCTGCTGCTGACCGTCCTGCTGGCGATTAAATCTTTTGCGTTCTCGCCGGTGAGCGACGCGCTGGCCGTGCGTCAGCTGCTGTTTCCGCTGCTGGCGGCTGCGCTTCTGGTGCCCTATTTCAAGCGCTCCGTTCGGGTGAAGCAGACGTTTGTCAGGGCAAAATAA
- the rsxA gene encoding electron transport complex subunit RsxA, whose amino-acid sequence MTDYLLLFVGTVLVNNFVLVKFLGLCPFMGVSKKLESAIGMGMATTFVMTLATIFSWIIDHLILVPLELVYLRTMAFILVIAVVVQFTEMVVRKTSPALYRLLGIYLPLITTNCAVLGVALLSINLNHTFMQSALYGFSAAVGFSLVMVLFAAIRERLVVADVPLPFRGNAIALVTAGLMSLAFMGFSGLVKF is encoded by the coding sequence ATGACTGATTACTTGCTGTTATTTGTTGGAACGGTGCTGGTCAATAACTTCGTGCTCGTGAAGTTTCTCGGCCTGTGTCCGTTTATGGGTGTTTCCAAAAAACTGGAATCGGCGATCGGTATGGGCATGGCGACCACATTCGTGATGACCCTTGCGACCATTTTCTCCTGGATTATCGATCATCTGATTCTGGTGCCGCTTGAGCTGGTCTACCTGCGCACGATGGCGTTTATTCTCGTCATCGCGGTGGTCGTGCAGTTCACGGAAATGGTGGTGCGCAAAACCAGTCCGGCGCTCTATCGCCTGCTGGGCATCTATCTGCCGCTTATCACCACCAACTGCGCCGTACTGGGCGTGGCGCTACTCAGCATCAACCTGAACCACACCTTTATGCAGTCAGCGCTTTACGGCTTCTCCGCCGCGGTCGGCTTTTCGCTGGTAATGGTGCTCTTTGCCGCCATCCGTGAGCGTCTGGTCGTCGCCGACGTGCCGCTGCCATTTCGCGGCAACGCCATCGCGCTGGTGACGGCGGGCCTGATGTCGCTCGCCTTTATGGGCTTTAGCGGGCTGGTGAAGTTCTGA
- the rsxB gene encoding electron transport complex subunit RsxB — MEMIVIAVVALTLLALLFGMLLGYASRRFAAEEDPVVDQVDELLPQSQCGQCGYPGCRPYAEAVANNGEQINRCVPGGEPVMQKIATLLNVEPQPLDGDAVAAEPVRMLAVIDEPNCIGCTKCIQACPVDAIVGATRAMHTVMSDLCTGCNLCVDPCPTQCIELRPAATTTDNWKWDLNTIPVRNIPVEQHA; from the coding sequence ATGGAAATGATTGTTATCGCGGTCGTCGCGCTGACGCTGCTGGCGCTGCTGTTCGGCATGCTGCTGGGCTATGCTTCGCGCCGCTTCGCCGCGGAAGAAGATCCGGTGGTCGATCAGGTCGACGAACTGCTGCCCCAGAGCCAGTGCGGGCAGTGCGGCTATCCGGGCTGCCGCCCTTATGCAGAAGCGGTCGCTAATAACGGCGAGCAGATCAACCGCTGCGTGCCTGGCGGCGAGCCGGTGATGCAGAAAATCGCCACCCTGCTTAACGTCGAACCGCAGCCGCTTGACGGCGATGCAGTGGCGGCGGAGCCGGTGCGTATGCTGGCCGTCATTGATGAGCCGAACTGCATCGGCTGCACCAAATGTATTCAGGCCTGTCCGGTGGATGCGATTGTCGGCGCCACTCGCGCCATGCACACCGTGATGAGCGACCTCTGCACCGGCTGTAACCTGTGCGTTGACCCCTGCCCGACGCAGTGCATTGAACTGCGCCCGGCCGCCACCACAACGGATAACTGGAAGTGGGATCTCAACACCATTCCGGTGCGTAACATTCCTGTGGAACAACATGCTTAA